The sequence CACTGGTATGGAGACTTCCAAATCCTCCCATACTCCCAAATCACAGACATAATCTTTTTGTTATTTTGAGTTCTTTATCGCAGTTTGATCTCAAAGCAAATGCAATTGATGTTCTGGCAGTCTGGGGGCTGGTATGTGCAGGCACAATCGCAGAGTGGACACAAGCGAGGAAAGGAACAAGCCCCTGGTTCCCAGCCCTGCTGGTAAGAGACAGAAATTGTACACTGTTAACCTATGGAAATACCTGCATCAAGATGTTACAGCATCCTTCACTAAACTTGGACTCAGGGAAATACTGAATAATGATTACCACAAGACTATTgcaaggcagggtataaatattttaaattaataaataggCAGTGTCTGAAGATAAGATACCAGCAAAGTATAGGTCTGAATATCATGGTAAGTTCCCTTGACATTTTTCCACTCTGAACACCTGTAAGTTTGATGTTTCTCAACATGTAGGCCACAGCCTCCCTGAAGAAGCTCTGACAAGCTCTAAAGAAAGTGTAAGTGCCTGTCTACCCTGTTCATCTTTCTTCCTCTCACACAGATCCCTCTTGCATGTCCCTCTCCTCCTTTCAAATTATATATACTGTTTTGGTTAGCATATGATTTTAAGGAGTATGGGCTTTAGTAAATAACAAGTGCTGCTGTTTTCAAGACCCTCTTTGCTTGAAACTGTTCAGGTAGCTTTTTATCTCTCCAGCAATACCACATCTTTGCTACTGCCTAACTTGCTGGCTTTGTTACTCATGCAGGTAGAATTAGAGATCCATAGGAAATGCACTCTCCAGCTCAGAATTTCAATCTAATTCCACATTCAGACATTGCCACGTGCACAAACACACCACACACAGGTAAACAATAGAGCTGCCACAAAATTCAAAATATGCAGCATAACCCTATACATGTTGATAAATTTtatccctccccaccttctcactatatagagggatctggcaacttctgtttcaagtgtatctgaagaagtgtgcatgcacacgaaagctcataccaagaactaacttagttggtctttaaggtgctactggaaggaaaaaatttttttgttttgataaatTTTATGTCTACCCATTTTTAAGTTTGATTTTATGAGTGCTGTTATGAATATATTGCATTGATTTATGCATACTGCATagagattttaaaaattcagagctatataaatcttgttaaataagtAACATCTGGAAAACTACAGGATTGCCATCCTTGCTCTAAAAAGCCAAGATATTATTCTGCTCTGaattgttctctctttcctcttagCACAGAGTAAAGGAGCATGCAATCATACCCTCTCACCCTTCCCCTCCCAACAAAAAAATAAGTTCCCCCCCAAAATGTGTAACATACATGAAGGCCAGTCATTGCCACTCCCCACATTTTCATCTGCTAAGCCCTGGACTGCctttccacctggacactgctgtgtacagtggaacctcaggttacgtactgtCCTTCTTATGAATGCTTCgggtaacgagctccgctaacccagaaatagatgCCCctagttgtgaactttgccctgggatgtgagcggaagacgcagcagcagcaggaggccccattagcgaaagtgtacctcatgttaagaatggtttcggcttaagaacggacctccagaagtaactggaggtaccactgtattcaaatgaCCCCAGGGGGAACTAGTCTCAGATATTTCCAAAAAGCCGATCAATTATCCAGAGGGAAAACTCACATTAGTACAGGTGCAGTAGCGATCCATACAGCGAGTTGGGGAAGGAAGGGCACAGTCACATGATTCTGCACAGGTCATACAGCATTCGCACATGTTTGGCCAAGGCCGCTTCTCACAGGAACAGCAGTTGGCACAAAGACCCCGGGCCTGCAAGGAGGTAAGAGAAGGAAAACCAGGTTGGCTCACAACTTGAGTTAAGAAGCAATTCCTTTTATCTCTCATAGGCTAGAGCTCCTATGATTTGTTACGGAATTGATTGCAAGTAATCCAAAATTGTCAGAACACCAACCACACAATATTAACAATGTGAATTTGTTACCCCTTTCTACTTGCTCTCCAAAGGACTACTGCTCCCATAATGCACTGTCATATGGTATGCTGTAATGCACTATGGAAAAGATAGATCTATTCTCATTACTACACCTATAAAAATCCCCAAATGTGTTTGCCCTTTCAACTATTGCCATCCCTTCCCCAAGTTACCATCAGGCACTGTCGGAGGACAAGGACCAGGGCCAGGAGTATTAAGTAGGATCCAACGACCAAGAAAACGATGGCAGGGAGAGGCAGGAATAAGGTTGTGGCAAAAGGGAGGTCTGGTGGAGGGTTCAGCGATGGAGTCTGTAAGGGGAGGAAAGCCAAAGGAGAAGGGACGTTTACAGTATGgagtggtgaggaggaagaagagcaatTAAAGGAATTACATGGCTGAGCACTGAAATACAGCTTTTGACTTAACATGAAATACCTTCTGGTCAGAGGTTAAACGTTCCCTCTGCCAATTTTCTGATATTAAGAACTTAAGGTTCTTAATATCAGAAAATTGGCAGAGGGAATGTTTAGCCTCTGACCAGAAGCATATACACCAAGTGTATAGCTTCTCTGACATAGGGTAGTACATGTTTGGAAGTTAGGTGATTCCTCTTAAtttagtggtggcagcagcagatgcAGAGATAGAACGGTTTAGTGAGTTTCTAACCTTCAAATATTTGTGAGGCACAGAGGAACACATACTAAAACTTATATGGAGAGTATCCCACAATAATCAATATTCCAAACTCAAAATGTTTGAATTTTAACACACGGCTTTCAAATCAGTCTTCATTGATTCATAAGTAGATTTATTAAATTCAGTTCAGTCACATATCAAACTGGGAGAGGAGAGATGGGGCACTTTGAGAAGTGAAGTGAAGGGAAGTGTGAATACAGAGTAAGAATGCTCTACTTACTGCCATTCCTCAGTTGGGGAAGGACTAGACATCAACCTCTGGAGGCTCCATGGATAGCTCATAGCCCCGAGGAAGAGACAAATAACTTGAAGCTATTACAGACCATGGTTCCACTTGTTCCTTGAGCACAACATCTATAGTCTGCTAGATCAAAAGAGAGGGTCAGAACTTACTGAGCAACAGAGTTAAAACTCACTTTCTTCATGAAGCTTTCATGCATATACATTAACTCTGAACACTACTGATTTCAAAGAGGTCTCAACCATATTGAGACTGATCAAACAGGCTCCAAAGCTCTTATGTTGCTGTTATAACACACACATGTGTAGAATGGTATTAAAGTTTCAGTGTCACTgggataaatatttatttttgaaatgaagCTCGAATATTTTGACAGTTTTGACAGTCTTCTCTTTTGACAGTTGACCCCACAACCCCCTCCCACAAGCCTACTTCCCCTCTCCCTGTTCATAGCATCCCTTCCTCAaaattccctctttccataaccAAATGGAAACGAAAcaggccttcctcctcctcccaatgtTGATGAACCTCCAGGCTCTTCTCATTAATGTCCACTCCCTTATGAATATAGTTTATCATTCACTGTGCAGCTTTATTCGTATCACGTTCATACGTTTCCCAGGCTTCCTGCATTGTGGAGCGAGCGGCCGAGACTAAACTGGGCTCTGAAGCTCAAGCcgttgtctctcagcctagcctacctcacggggctgttgtgaggataaaacgggaGAGGGGGAGACGCTGCTCTGAGAAACTTGGAAGCCATGCAGTATGTAAATATACCAAGGCGTCCCTCGGTCGCCCTGGAAACCGCACCTGCGCGCGCGGCCCGCTACGGGCTCCCACTGCGACCAAACTCTCTTAAGGCCTCTGCGCTCCTCCGCGGAAGTGAGGCCAGAGTTCGGACAGGAATGAAAAAAGCGGCGTCAACGGAAATGCGGCGCCTGCGCCAGAAGTGACGTCAGCGAGAAGGGAAGCGAGTGGGCCTCTTCCATTTTGGTGCGGGGGGGGATGAGAACAGCTCGAGGTACAATAGTCAAAGCCCTTCATCTAATCTCGTGGTCTGGAATTTCCCTTATTTCCTGCATTCAAGTAAACGTCGTCGCAGTTCATTCCTAACAGCAACCCGCCAAACCGTCAGCCTTTTCCTCAACTCTCCTGTCGGTCCTCACAGAAACGTCGCCAGACAGACTCGTCCTACCTATTGAAGGAAATCTACCCAGTAACGGGAGTGTTCTGTAGCGCGGCATTGGCCCGTTGTAGCGAACCAATCAGGCCCCGAAAGCTGGAGGGAAGGAGGCGGGGCGGGGCCGGGTGGGGGTAAAACGGAAAGCGCATCATATTCAAAAGTTCATGGCAGTCGTTACTCCACGAGCGGCGCATGCGCGGATGATTCGCTCGGTTTTCTTCGCCGTTTTCCGCGGCGGAGCGCATGCGCTCAATAGGAAGATTATAGACTTATAAACGAAAGACTCGTACGCGGAGGCTGCCACCGGTTTTACTTCGGGCGTCATATTCGGTCTCCTCCGGGACGGAAAGAGGCCGCCGCTGATAGAAAATGACGGGGGAAATTAATGCAGGATTTTAGTGTTAGGTGTGACAGAGAAGTGGAGTGTCCACGcccctaaaacagcagcaaaaataggaAATGGTACTACTTCTTGTTCAGGAGTCGTTccgcatttatttttatttttattaattaagcATTTCAAAGTGCAGCACACCCACCCATCTGCATGCATGCTATTCGACGGAGCCCCAGGATTTTGCATGCAACTGAGCACTGGATTTGGCCTCGCCTCGGGGTACAATTTAAGCAGATTCGGCTTTCCTGCAGTCTGAAGGGTAATTTTGCGTGAGGGTTTGGAACTAGAAACCAGAGGAGATGCTGCAGAACAGCTTCCCcgttataatattattattactactactactactactacttctgtATTAGCATACTTCTACTCCGCTCTTTCAAGTGAATACCCATAGCAGCTTACGAAAAAAATAGAAACCCAATATACAATATGAAAgccacaaatcaatacaaattatTGTTATCAACACAACAATATTTCACGGGGCGGCGGCACTGCAGGGCTGTTGCAAAgcgctctttctttccctcccgcAGTACCGCAGCCTGCAAGAAAGAGGATGATTAATGGGCTACATTGGCGTTgccagggtttttatttttaaacgcaTTTTCCGCACTAAATGACAATCAGAGGTGAGAAATAGGGGCGGGGCCTCCGATCTCACGTAGAGCCTACGGAGCTGCGACCTTCTTTGTCTGCTATGGGCAGCGCTTCCTCCCACGTGGTGGTGgggtgtgggagggagagaaaaagatagAGAGGAAGCCAAGAAGTTCCGTCTTCGGGAAAAACCGCGGTGCCCCTCTTCACTTTTCCTGCATCTGTCTCGAAGACGGGTTGCAGCtctgtgcacatgcgcaaagcgcctCTCCTGCTCCATTCCACTCCACCCCTCCACCTCCCCGTGCCCCCGCTATTGTTGGCGGTTCGTTGTTGTCACGGAAACCACAAACTACCTGAAGGGGCAGTTAGGCCCGGGGCGGGCTGCGTGCAATACGTTAGATGCGCGGAgagggcaggagagaggagggcaaGTCGTGATTTGAGTTTGCGCAGACATTTGCTGCAATAATTTAAATGTATTAATCATCCCTCGTTAATTAGCCCCAGGACTAGGCGGGAAGGAGAGAAGACATGCAGAGTTACTCAGATGCGCCCAGGTGGATGGCGGTGCATATGTAATAACTGAAAGAGTCATTTAAATATATACGCAGATCTGCCTTCATAAGAAAATATTTAGGTCGCTGCATTAATATTCCTGAAGGTGGGCAAGCTAGTCATTTAGGTGCCTCGTTCtcgtaaaaaaaaagaaaaggattttCACCCTTCGCACTGGATGGCTCATTTGGTAGAGCAGGATATTCTTCATCTCAGGGCTATTGGGCAAaaggtttctgcattgcaggcggttcgACAAGATGACCCTCGTTGGTCTCTTGGAATTCTATGAAATTGACACCTACGGTTCATATATGTAGGAGAGAATATGTCATTTCCCCCCCTAGATATAATGCTGAAACTTCAGCGTATTAACAGCTTCCCCTTTTGGTTCTTATCAAAGGTTTTCACGCTGAACTACTTACTCATTGTTACTAAGTGGTTGCTAATCAGgagaaaaaaaataacatttagaTACCCCAATGTTTTGAAATTTACTATGtgttttttactcagaagtactaGCTGAGTAACCTCTGGCCATGTGGCCCCCAGGGACCCTGGAGCGGCTGGCACAGCAGCGGGAACCAAATCCATCCCATATCCAGCGGTTCGTCGGCTGTCCTTGCTCTGCCTGTCCCTGTGCCCCCAATGCTCCATTTGGGGTGTCTTGTCCTAGCTACTGAGGACAGCAGGAATTTCAGCAGTGGCAGAGCCTCCTCAGCCCATTCTTAATCCACTCAAGAGTTGGACTGCAGCCCAAATCTTCAAATATCAGaatccccccaaagaattatgtgCTTCAGTTATGTTGGCTGGGGGCCTAAAGAAGTTCCCAAATGGTGGTCTCCAGACGAACTTCATTCTGGTGGTCTACAGCTTGTCtgaaattacaattaaaaatcatacagcatctagtgCAATACACTGAAATTGCTACAAAAGGCAGAGCGGTCTGCCAGTTTTCATGTGGCCCATGGggctaagtggggggggggcgagtttaGGAACCACTGGGTTAGAGGGCAGAAGCCTTGCTGTGCTGATGCAACACCAGGTATGCCACTAAAAATATACTGGTGAATACCTCAGATACGCTAGAGGTGCATTTCATCATAGCGCAAAGATAAAATACTATATGAAACTTCCCTCTACTTTATTGAATATAGCCACAATCTTAAAAAACCTGTCAGCCAAAAGGAGTACAATAACTGGATGGAGTAATATGAAAGTGCCACCGAGACCAAGTGGGTTTTCCAGGCCTTTTTGAAAACCTAAAGTATGGCTATTTCACACAGGGTTGCACTGTTGAGATCAATGGCATTGGAAAGTGCACAGCTTTGGAATGTGTCTGTTTGCATGATACCTGCTACTTTCTTTTTTCCCCGTATGTTTGTGTTGTGGCATTTATCCCATAGGAgtaaatatatgttttatttattacatttccatcCAAACCTTtattcaaggagctcaaggtggcaggcATAACCTCCCTTCATTTCatcattacaacaaccctgtgaggtaggattaggctgagagatagtgaccagCCTAAGTGATCCTCATCAAGGAATGGGAATGGTCTGAGTCTAACACTCCagcccagtggttctcaaactttttctctgggacacactttcagaataaagtatgaaccaccctgagacctctgggtataggggaggtatataaattcagttaataataataataatttgcttgcACCGCACCACACTGgattttattgataagaaatacattggaaaacaaaccaaaaaatagcagtgcttgatttatatcATATAACACACCTACTTTATaatataagggatgcgggtggttctgtgagttaaaccacagagcctaagacttgccgatcagaagattggcggttcgaatccccgagatggggtgagctcccgttgctcggtccctgctcctgccaacctagcagttcgaaagcacgtcaaagtgcaagtagataaataggtaccgctccagcgggaaggtaaacggcgtttccgtgcgctgctctggttcgccagaagcggcttagttatgctggccacatgacccggaagctgtacgccggctccctcggccaataaagcgagatgagtgccacaaccccagagttggccacgactggacctaatggtcaggggtccctttacctttatagtatgatcatgggacatccagaatgTATAAAACAATGCATAAGAGCACAAATCATCTCCCAGATACaatattgattgtccttgaatcttcctgccacgcttgccatcctctcctgcccaaCCTGTGTGACATGCCACACCCTTTTGAGGACCACTGCTCTAGCCACTAGGTCATGGATGGGTTGTTAGGAAATGCATCTCTTTGTTGCCTCAGTTGTTGGTTCCAGTACGATTTGATCACTTGGGTTGTGGAATGCCATCCCTAGTGAGCTGTGCCAGTT comes from Podarcis raffonei isolate rPodRaf1 chromosome 13, rPodRaf1.pri, whole genome shotgun sequence and encodes:
- the LOC128400928 gene encoding uncharacterized protein LOC128400928 isoform X2 — encoded protein: MATPSLNPPPDLPFATTLFLPLPAIVFLVVGSYLILLALVLVLRQCLMARGLCANCCSCEKRPWPNMCECCMTCAESCDCALPSPTRCMDRYCTCTNGWEPGACSFPRLCPLCDCACTYQPPDCQNINCICFEIKLR
- the LOC128400928 gene encoding uncharacterized protein LOC128400928 isoform X1, whose translation is MATPSLNPPPDLPFATTLFLPLPAIVFLVVGSYLILLALVLVLRQCLMARGLCANCCSCEKRPWPNMCECCMTCAESCDCALPSPTRCMDRYCTCTNQGWEPGACSFPRLCPLCDCACTYQPPDCQNINCICFEIKLR